One segment of Fimbriimonadales bacterium DNA contains the following:
- a CDS encoding molybdopterin-dependent oxidoreductase, whose translation MTEISRREFLTLAATVAGAGFGARFLFDHLKAIRPIENPLAYYPERGWEDVYREQYRYDNVFSFVCSPNCTHACRMKALTRNGVVLRLEPAYDVERYADQFGNTATAHWHPRGCAKGYTIHRRLYGPYRLKYPMVRKGWKEWAKDGFPYLTPELRKKYKFDSRGSDTFVRLTWDEAFDYIADGMIAIAKTYSGKEGEHRLAQEGYPPEMLEAMHGAGTRTFKLRGGMGLLGVIGKYGMYRFANMLGLLDSHVRGVGPKEALGGRKWSNYTWHGDQAPGLPFVHGLQSSEPDLNDLRLSKLHIQVGKNLVENKLAESHFFIELMERGGKIVVITPEYGPPATKSDYWIPVRPGATDTALFLGISKIIIDEKLYNEEFVKAFTDFPLLVRTDTLKRLRASEVFPNYKPGLKPDGPSFSIQGLKPEQYEQLGDFVVYDSKHGLRAITRDVVGEKMKEEGIDPDLDWKGKIKLVDGTEVEVQTLWSLYKIHLRDYDLDTVHEICKAPKELILRLARDIGNPENHPVAIHMGEGINHWFHATEANRAITLPLILTGNIGKPGAGCHTWAGNYKAAIFQAAPWCGPGFSVWVGEDPFEPNLNPNASAKEIKLRKCAKDEEPAYWNRGDRPLIVETPAKGRIVLTGHTHMPTPSKVLWFTNVNLFNNAKWAYDSLKNVNPNIDLIICQDIEMTSTCEYSDFILPANSWLEFQTLEITGSCSNPFLQIWKGDLPPLYDTKDDVAILCGVAQALGKKLNDRRFEDYWKFAIEGKTEVYINRLLDASTTTHGYTVEDIMAGKYGEPGAALLTYRTYPRIPFYEQIHDNIPFFTDTGRLNAYCDIPEAIACGENFIVHREGPEATPYLPNVIISSNPYVRPENYGITPEMLQSQVLDADLRTVANNKLPWSEAKKTKNPLWEQGYRFFCLTPKTRHRVHSQWSVTDWNLIWDSNFADIFRKDKRSPGVGEHQININPEAAKDLGLADGDYVYVDANPADRPYRGANPNDPFYKVARLMLRVKYNPAYPYDVVMIKHAPFIATEKSVKAHETRPDGRAQSEDTGYQANLRYGSQQSITRDWSMPMHQTDTLFHKSKIGTEFIFGGEADNHALNTVPKETLVKISKAEPGGLDGKGEWEFGRSGFTPRAENDFMQKYLSGKLVEVVGLDED comes from the coding sequence GTGACCGAAATTTCACGAAGAGAATTTCTAACTTTAGCCGCTACAGTAGCAGGCGCAGGATTCGGTGCCCGTTTCCTGTTCGACCATCTAAAAGCCATCCGCCCGATTGAAAATCCACTCGCCTATTACCCAGAACGAGGTTGGGAGGATGTCTATCGCGAGCAGTATCGATACGACAACGTTTTCAGCTTCGTATGCTCACCCAACTGCACTCATGCTTGTAGGATGAAGGCTCTGACGCGAAATGGAGTCGTTCTTCGCTTAGAACCTGCTTATGACGTCGAACGCTATGCAGATCAGTTCGGCAATACAGCAACGGCTCACTGGCATCCGCGCGGATGTGCAAAAGGCTATACGATCCATCGAAGACTTTATGGTCCTTACAGGCTCAAATACCCGATGGTTCGTAAAGGTTGGAAAGAATGGGCGAAAGATGGATTTCCTTATCTCACACCGGAATTAAGGAAGAAATATAAATTCGATTCAAGGGGCAGTGACACTTTCGTTCGATTAACTTGGGATGAGGCATTCGATTACATTGCTGATGGAATGATCGCCATCGCAAAAACCTATAGCGGAAAAGAAGGCGAGCATCGTTTAGCGCAAGAAGGCTACCCCCCCGAAATGCTCGAAGCCATGCACGGTGCAGGAACGAGAACTTTCAAATTGCGTGGAGGAATGGGATTACTCGGGGTAATCGGTAAATATGGCATGTATCGTTTCGCGAACATGCTCGGGTTATTGGATTCTCATGTTCGCGGTGTAGGACCAAAAGAAGCGTTGGGGGGGAGAAAATGGTCGAACTATACTTGGCACGGAGACCAGGCTCCAGGATTGCCGTTCGTCCACGGTCTTCAGTCTTCTGAACCAGATTTGAACGACTTGCGTCTGAGCAAACTACACATCCAAGTCGGGAAAAACCTCGTCGAAAACAAGTTAGCAGAGTCTCACTTTTTCATCGAATTGATGGAACGGGGGGGCAAAATCGTCGTAATCACTCCGGAATATGGCCCTCCCGCCACGAAATCAGATTATTGGATTCCTGTTCGCCCGGGTGCAACAGATACAGCGCTCTTTCTCGGAATCAGCAAAATCATCATAGATGAAAAACTCTATAACGAAGAATTCGTCAAAGCCTTTACCGATTTTCCTCTCCTCGTTCGCACCGACACGCTAAAACGCCTTCGAGCATCCGAAGTCTTCCCGAATTACAAGCCAGGACTAAAACCCGATGGTCCGAGTTTTTCCATTCAAGGACTCAAACCTGAACAGTACGAACAACTCGGCGACTTCGTCGTTTACGATTCTAAACATGGACTTCGAGCCATCACGCGAGATGTCGTCGGAGAAAAAATGAAAGAGGAAGGGATAGATCCCGATTTAGATTGGAAAGGGAAGATAAAACTCGTTGACGGAACAGAAGTAGAAGTACAAACCCTTTGGAGTCTTTACAAAATTCATTTGCGAGACTATGATCTCGATACTGTTCATGAAATTTGCAAAGCGCCGAAAGAACTTATTCTTCGCCTCGCGCGTGACATAGGAAATCCCGAGAATCATCCTGTCGCTATTCACATGGGTGAAGGGATCAATCACTGGTTCCACGCAACAGAAGCGAATCGTGCGATTACGCTCCCTCTGATTCTTACAGGAAATATCGGAAAGCCCGGCGCAGGTTGTCATACATGGGCAGGAAACTACAAAGCGGCTATCTTCCAAGCAGCACCTTGGTGCGGACCGGGATTTTCGGTTTGGGTGGGCGAAGACCCATTCGAACCGAATTTGAATCCTAATGCAAGCGCAAAAGAAATCAAACTTCGCAAATGCGCAAAAGACGAAGAGCCAGCATATTGGAATCGAGGCGATAGACCACTCATCGTCGAAACGCCTGCAAAAGGAAGAATCGTGCTCACGGGGCACACTCATATGCCGACTCCTTCGAAGGTTTTATGGTTCACGAACGTGAACCTTTTCAATAACGCGAAGTGGGCGTACGATTCTCTCAAAAACGTAAATCCGAATATTGATTTGATTATCTGTCAAGACATAGAGATGACTTCCACCTGCGAATATTCGGATTTCATTCTTCCTGCAAACTCTTGGCTGGAATTCCAAACGTTAGAGATAACTGGCTCTTGCTCCAACCCATTCTTACAAATTTGGAAAGGCGATTTGCCCCCCCTTTACGACACCAAAGACGATGTGGCAATCCTTTGCGGTGTTGCGCAAGCGCTCGGCAAGAAACTCAACGACCGTCGTTTCGAGGATTATTGGAAGTTCGCCATCGAAGGTAAGACGGAAGTCTATATCAATCGTCTCTTAGATGCTTCGACCACTACGCATGGCTATACCGTCGAAGACATCATGGCAGGGAAGTATGGCGAACCCGGTGCCGCTCTCCTAACTTATCGCACATATCCCAGGATTCCTTTTTATGAACAAATTCATGACAATATTCCCTTCTTTACCGACACAGGGCGTTTGAATGCATATTGCGATATTCCGGAAGCAATCGCCTGTGGGGAGAACTTCATCGTTCATCGCGAAGGTCCTGAAGCAACTCCTTATTTGCCGAACGTAATTATTTCTTCGAATCCTTATGTACGACCTGAAAATTATGGAATCACCCCCGAAATGCTCCAAAGCCAAGTTCTCGACGCGGACCTTCGTACGGTTGCTAATAACAAATTGCCTTGGAGTGAAGCGAAGAAAACGAAAAATCCTTTGTGGGAGCAAGGTTATCGCTTCTTCTGTCTAACTCCGAAAACGCGACACCGTGTCCACTCGCAGTGGAGTGTTACGGATTGGAATTTAATTTGGGATTCTAACTTTGCCGATATCTTCCGAAAAGACAAGCGAAGCCCAGGTGTCGGAGAACATCAGATTAACATCAATCCGGAAGCCGCAAAAGATTTAGGTCTCGCTGACGGAGATTATGTTTATGTAGATGCGAATCCTGCAGACAGACCCTATCGAGGCGCAAATCCGAACGACCCGTTTTACAAAGTGGCTCGCCTAATGCTGCGCGTGAAATACAACCCCGCTTATCCGTACGACGTTGTCATGATAAAGCATGCGCCTTTCATTGCGACGGAAAAAAGCGTAAAAGCGCATGAAACGCGACCCGATGGACGGGCGCAATCGGAAGACACGGGTTATCAAGCGAATTTGCGATACGGTTCTCAACAAAGCATAACGCGCGACTGGTCTATGCCGATGCATCAAACGGACACGCTCTTCCACAAAAGCAAAATCGGTACCGAGTTTATTTTCGGAGGCGAAGCAGACAATCATGCCCTCAACACCGTGCCGAAAGAAACTCTCGTGAAGATATCCAAAGCAGAGCCGGGGGGGCTCGACGGAAAAGGCGAATGGGAATTCGGTCGTAGTGGATTTACTCCTCGCGCAGAAAACGATTTCATGCAAAAGTATTTGAGCGGAAAACTCGTGGAGGTGGTCGGTCTCGATGAAGATTGA
- a CDS encoding tyrosine recombinase XerC produces MNLSLDEAIERFLSSLKSWRSKNTLRSYGSDLAQFSSLCDESRIKSLEKISPEIIRLYLRRYGKSPVTRARKLCSIRSFTKFLVQNGLIEKDPAWGLESPIRRKRLPKDISPEQAIELVTLSRGKHPFRDQAILELLYGAGLRASEVVRINLQDLDLKEKCVHVHGKGSKERIAIFGEPCAQAIANYLLYERKDADSSALFINDRKKRLSQRAIQRIVERRRALVGLSREVTPHSLRHSFATHMLTGGADLKTVQQLLGHESLETTQIYTHISIEKLREVVAKKHPRGK; encoded by the coding sequence ATGAACTTGTCGCTCGACGAGGCAATCGAACGATTCCTCAGTTCACTGAAGAGTTGGCGCTCGAAAAATACCCTGCGTTCCTATGGGTCAGACCTCGCCCAGTTTTCCTCGCTCTGTGATGAAAGTCGAATAAAAAGCCTCGAAAAAATCTCTCCGGAGATCATTCGCCTTTATCTACGTCGTTACGGGAAGTCTCCCGTAACAAGGGCAAGAAAGTTGTGCTCTATTCGTTCTTTCACGAAATTTCTTGTTCAAAACGGTTTAATCGAGAAAGATCCTGCGTGGGGATTAGAGTCCCCGATTCGAAGGAAAAGGCTGCCCAAGGATATTTCTCCTGAACAAGCGATAGAGCTCGTTACTCTTTCTCGAGGCAAGCACCCTTTTCGAGACCAGGCGATTTTGGAGTTGCTCTATGGCGCAGGATTGCGCGCCTCGGAGGTTGTGAGAATCAATTTGCAAGACCTCGATTTGAAAGAGAAATGCGTTCACGTCCATGGGAAGGGCTCGAAGGAGCGAATTGCAATTTTCGGGGAGCCCTGCGCACAGGCAATAGCAAATTATTTGCTTTATGAACGCAAAGATGCCGATTCGTCTGCGTTGTTCATCAACGACCGTAAGAAACGTCTAAGTCAGCGAGCGATACAAAGAATCGTAGAACGGAGAAGGGCTTTGGTAGGTCTTTCCCGCGAAGTAACACCGCATTCTTTACGTCACAGTTTTGCAACTCATATGTTGACCGGGGGCGCTGACTTGAAAACAGTACAGCAATTATTAGGGCATGAGAGTTTAGAAACCACGCAGATATACACTCACATCTCCATCGAAAAACTACGAGAAGTCGTTGCCAAGAAACACCCACGAGGAAAATAA
- the secD gene encoding protein translocase subunit SecD produces the protein MQQKRSIWFFLLVLGLAFLSVAIATPVFEDVPGLNQLHQKPRLGLDINGGFRFTLRADRSKLTREQLSQWDQVANNTLRILEARAQQALGVVEASVVRKGADRFIVELPGFTDEDSARDVLKTSARLEYYWAKNVVTEYAQFRPYEVVDAPEGSDSEVYFRRKGSEELIKPGTPEWDEVLKGWELIISGEHLRFAAPQLREMTGTYSIRLGFDAEGARKLDDFARRVYNKRENLAAVMDKKVISFAHIKDGVDRFPGGEAILEGNFTAQAANRLVSLLQAGAIPVDLIEEDVTRISPSIGFQALEQIKLAGIISFIVIALFLVIYYLFAGFVALLALGCYTLFCFAAFVFLGVTFSLAAIAGFILSIGMAVDANILIFERLKEELRGGRTLLTAIDLGFKRAFPAIIDSNTCTILTSLVLMNIGTGPVKGFATTLIIGVLISLFTAITVTRSLLLAFVHAGIGRNPNLYGMKRGWFGERLEARANENPLRIIERMKLYFVISGLIIVPGVIFWALGGIKPNVEFLGGVESVVRLKSESPTTPRELAQLLEKGGVHGANVKVTAGEKAGEIRAYVTLSREENPELAKLLASPSTEEKLEARRRIVQAIGSDASFIAQITLPLPTGTNWSTESLIQKLTQGGFKNPEVSLKTSDGKTTASILLPLSENKEIDQLLSSKKPDGTTKTNDEQSADRQKITEKLVKVLGISAETLQQESLRITKSIKDELEYGEASPTVRRETIMGAIYGVSIASALIVFYLALRFGVTLGGFAKGLRFGVSAIIAMLHDALVVLGLSAITGYFLGWEISQLTITAILTVIGFSVHDTIVIFDRIRENLRRPFEGENFEHLVNRSITQTFARSINTSFTVILTLIILVAIGSATPDLRHFNLAMLVGILSGTYSSIFNASPILVLWERIVMKKKGFSATIMGDERLRDREVEKRPRKEEERTEKTKFSPTRRKR, from the coding sequence TTGCAGCAGAAACGTAGCATTTGGTTTTTCCTCCTCGTTTTAGGCCTCGCTTTTTTGTCGGTGGCCATCGCAACACCTGTTTTTGAAGATGTCCCCGGTCTCAATCAACTCCACCAAAAACCCCGTTTGGGACTGGACATCAATGGTGGCTTTCGCTTCACCCTCCGTGCAGACAGAAGCAAACTGACTCGCGAACAACTGTCGCAATGGGACCAGGTGGCGAACAACACCCTCCGTATCCTCGAAGCGCGCGCTCAGCAAGCATTAGGGGTCGTAGAAGCGAGCGTCGTCCGCAAAGGCGCTGACCGTTTTATCGTAGAACTCCCTGGATTCACGGATGAAGACTCCGCACGAGACGTATTGAAGACTTCTGCAAGGCTCGAATATTACTGGGCTAAAAACGTCGTAACCGAGTACGCACAGTTTCGGCCTTATGAAGTCGTAGATGCTCCCGAGGGTTCGGACTCCGAAGTTTATTTCCGGAGAAAAGGTTCTGAAGAACTCATAAAACCCGGGACACCAGAGTGGGATGAGGTTTTGAAAGGATGGGAGCTCATCATCAGCGGTGAACACCTTCGATTCGCTGCCCCTCAACTGAGGGAGATGACAGGCACCTACAGCATTCGTCTCGGTTTCGATGCGGAAGGGGCACGAAAATTAGACGATTTTGCACGGAGGGTTTACAACAAAAGAGAAAACCTCGCGGCGGTAATGGACAAGAAAGTCATTTCCTTTGCCCATATCAAAGACGGAGTGGACCGATTTCCGGGGGGGGAAGCGATTCTCGAAGGGAATTTTACGGCACAAGCGGCGAATCGCTTGGTGAGCCTTCTTCAAGCGGGTGCGATTCCCGTTGATTTGATAGAAGAAGACGTCACACGAATCAGCCCCTCGATAGGTTTTCAAGCGTTAGAGCAAATCAAGTTAGCAGGAATTATTTCGTTCATCGTCATCGCCCTTTTTCTCGTCATCTATTACTTATTTGCAGGGTTCGTGGCGTTATTGGCATTAGGTTGTTATACGCTTTTCTGTTTTGCCGCTTTCGTATTCTTGGGCGTCACCTTTTCGCTTGCAGCGATTGCAGGATTCATTCTCTCTATCGGAATGGCGGTAGATGCGAACATTCTCATCTTCGAACGTCTCAAAGAAGAATTACGGGGGGGGCGAACCCTGCTCACTGCGATCGACCTCGGCTTCAAACGAGCATTCCCTGCCATCATCGATTCGAATACCTGTACGATTTTGACCTCTCTCGTCCTCATGAACATCGGCACGGGACCGGTGAAGGGGTTCGCCACCACGCTTATCATCGGTGTCTTGATCAGTCTGTTTACGGCGATTACCGTCACGCGCTCGTTGTTGTTGGCTTTCGTGCATGCAGGGATTGGAAGGAATCCCAATCTTTATGGAATGAAACGTGGATGGTTCGGCGAACGGTTGGAAGCGCGCGCCAACGAAAACCCTCTTCGCATTATCGAGCGCATGAAACTTTACTTCGTAATTTCCGGACTCATCATCGTTCCCGGAGTGATCTTCTGGGCTCTCGGAGGGATAAAGCCGAACGTAGAATTCCTTGGGGGGGTCGAGTCCGTCGTTCGCCTCAAGTCCGAATCCCCCACCACGCCTCGTGAACTGGCTCAATTGCTGGAAAAGGGGGGGGTACACGGCGCGAACGTCAAAGTAACGGCAGGAGAAAAGGCAGGCGAAATTCGAGCATATGTCACCCTGTCTCGTGAAGAAAACCCCGAATTGGCAAAATTGCTCGCCTCACCCTCCACGGAAGAAAAACTCGAAGCACGACGTCGAATCGTACAAGCAATAGGTTCTGACGCTTCATTCATCGCGCAAATCACCCTTCCCTTGCCGACAGGAACGAACTGGAGCACGGAAAGCCTGATACAAAAACTCACGCAAGGAGGATTCAAAAATCCAGAAGTTTCGCTCAAAACTTCAGATGGAAAAACTACTGCATCCATTCTCCTTCCTTTGAGCGAAAACAAAGAAATCGACCAACTTCTAAGCTCCAAGAAACCTGATGGAACGACGAAAACAAACGATGAACAATCTGCAGACAGACAAAAAATAACGGAAAAACTTGTGAAAGTTTTAGGAATCTCTGCGGAAACTTTGCAACAAGAATCCCTCAGGATTACGAAAAGCATCAAAGACGAGTTGGAATACGGCGAAGCGAGTCCCACGGTTCGCAGAGAAACGATTATGGGAGCAATTTATGGCGTTTCCATCGCCTCCGCTTTAATAGTGTTTTATCTCGCATTACGTTTCGGGGTGACTCTCGGAGGATTCGCGAAAGGATTGCGTTTCGGCGTAAGCGCCATCATAGCAATGCTTCACGACGCTTTAGTCGTATTGGGCCTTTCCGCAATTACGGGATATTTCCTCGGTTGGGAAATAAGCCAACTTACGATAACAGCAATCCTCACCGTCATCGGCTTTTCCGTTCACGACACGATTGTTATCTTCGATAGGATTCGTGAAAACCTAAGAAGACCATTCGAAGGAGAAAACTTCGAGCATTTGGTCAATCGCTCTATTACGCAAACCTTTGCACGTTCTATCAATACGAGTTTTACAGTAATCTTGACATTGATTATTCTCGTTGCGATAGGCAGCGCTACACCAGATTTAAGACATTTCAACCTTGCGATGCTCGTGGGAATTCTTTCGGGAACGTATTCTTCTATCTTTAATGCGTCACCGATACTCGTTTTATGGGAGCGAATCGTAATGAAGAAAAAGGGATTTTCCGCAACGATTATGGGCGATGAGCGCTTGCGCGATAGAGAGGTAGAAAAACGACCACGGAAAGAAGAAGAGCGCACCGAAAAAACCAAATTCAGTCCGACCCGCAGAAAACGTTAA
- the hslV gene encoding ATP-dependent protease subunit HslV: MLIGTTVLGVLRDGKVAIAADGQVTLADSNTVVKHKARKVRKLADGKVLGGFAGSVADAQALQDRFEKKLEQFGHNLRRAAVEFAKDWRSDKVLRNFAAMMIVADTETLLLLSGDGNVIEPDDGVAGIGSGGPYAVSAARALLKHTHLSAEEIARESLLLASEICVYTNNQIVIETL, translated from the coding sequence ATGCTTATCGGAACTACAGTTTTGGGGGTTTTGAGGGATGGCAAGGTCGCCATCGCCGCCGATGGACAAGTTACTTTGGCGGATTCGAATACCGTGGTGAAGCACAAAGCACGGAAGGTGCGAAAATTGGCGGACGGAAAAGTTTTAGGGGGTTTTGCTGGAAGCGTGGCAGATGCGCAAGCCCTTCAAGATAGGTTCGAGAAAAAGTTAGAGCAGTTCGGCCATAACTTGCGTCGCGCCGCCGTCGAATTTGCAAAAGATTGGCGAAGCGATAAAGTGCTGAGGAATTTCGCGGCAATGATGATTGTTGCAGACACGGAAACTCTTTTGCTTTTATCGGGCGACGGCAACGTAATCGAGCCCGATGATGGAGTTGCTGGAATCGGTTCAGGAGGACCTTATGCTGTTTCCGCTGCGCGGGCTTTGTTGAAACACACTCACCTTAGCGCGGAAGAAATTGCACGTGAAAGTTTGCTTCTTGCCAGCGAAATTTGTGTTTACACGAATAACCAAATTGTTATCGAAACTTTGTAG
- a CDS encoding ATP-binding protein translates to MIRRKETPRYQWLAVLGVALFFFALVWEGLRDITKIVWLVIGALSGILIMLSVVKSLSFRLGEWSRELRATRSELRRTKEEKEAIQRQFEDVIEGLETPLFICDSHGTILNANRAAKEAFAFKEPKGHTLLDVTLSHDILHATTNAGTREKPYKIEINIPAPSDHVYHVLSWVSESEPKRIFIAMTDLTPMRRLEKIRSDFVANASHELRTPMASIRSMAETILDNPDLPQETKERYLQNIISEVDRLTNLADDLLVLSYAESRPIKKSEVNFSELVREVVSKTERQIQEKGLKLFFEAPESLMVEGEAEQLVQVVSNLLSNAVRYTLEGSITVRVYPSDNEVVLEVKDTGIGISSEHLPRIFERFYRVDRARSRETGGTGLGLSIVRHIVESHGGKVEVESELNVGSTFRVRLPMKKPVGAA, encoded by the coding sequence TTGATTCGAAGGAAGGAGACTCCGCGATACCAATGGCTCGCCGTCTTAGGCGTGGCTCTGTTTTTCTTTGCTCTCGTGTGGGAAGGACTGCGTGATATCACAAAAATCGTTTGGCTCGTGATTGGTGCTCTGTCAGGGATTCTCATCATGCTTTCTGTGGTCAAGAGTCTTTCTTTTCGTCTCGGTGAGTGGTCGAGAGAGCTTCGCGCCACACGTTCTGAACTTCGAAGAACGAAAGAAGAAAAAGAAGCAATACAACGGCAATTCGAGGATGTCATCGAGGGTCTCGAAACGCCGTTATTCATTTGTGACTCCCACGGCACGATTCTTAACGCAAACCGCGCGGCCAAAGAAGCTTTCGCATTCAAAGAACCTAAAGGCCACACGTTACTCGATGTAACCCTTTCCCACGACATCCTTCATGCAACGACAAATGCCGGAACGAGAGAGAAACCTTATAAAATAGAAATCAACATCCCTGCACCATCCGATCACGTCTATCATGTTCTTTCGTGGGTTTCCGAGAGTGAACCGAAACGAATTTTTATCGCCATGACGGATCTCACTCCTATGCGTAGATTGGAAAAAATTCGCAGCGATTTCGTTGCGAATGCGAGTCACGAGTTGCGCACACCGATGGCTTCGATTCGTTCTATGGCTGAGACCATTCTCGATAATCCAGACTTACCGCAAGAAACGAAAGAACGATATTTACAGAACATCATTTCCGAAGTGGATAGGCTCACGAATTTGGCAGACGATTTGCTCGTTCTTTCATACGCAGAATCGCGCCCCATAAAGAAATCCGAAGTCAATTTCTCAGAACTCGTTCGAGAAGTCGTTTCGAAAACGGAAAGGCAAATTCAAGAAAAAGGATTGAAACTCTTTTTCGAAGCGCCAGAGTCGTTGATGGTAGAAGGAGAGGCGGAACAACTCGTACAAGTTGTTTCGAACCTTTTGAGCAATGCGGTTCGATACACGTTGGAAGGAAGCATAACAGTTCGCGTGTATCCATCCGATAACGAGGTTGTGCTCGAAGTGAAAGACACGGGAATCGGAATCAGCAGTGAGCATCTTCCTCGTATATTCGAACGTTTTTATCGTGTCGACCGCGCACGTTCTCGTGAAACGGGGGGGACAGGGCTCGGATTAAGCATTGTTCGCCATATCGTAGAAAGTCATGGAGGGAAGGTGGAAGTGGAAAGCGAATTGAATGTCGGTAGCACTTTCCGAGTGAGACTCCCAATGAAAAAACCCGTAGGAGCGGCGTAA
- a CDS encoding 2,3-diphosphoglycerate-dependent phosphoglycerate mutase, with amino-acid sequence MPLLVLVRHGESIWNAEDRFTGWVDVPLSERGEEEARIAGRLLKNAGYRFDIAYTSALIRAQDTLAIMLEEMGVDIPIIRDAALNERMYGNLQGLNKQKMRELYGEQIVQLWRRSYDIPPPGGEALKDTAARTLPFFERCILGDIQLGKNVLVVAHGNSNRSIVMFLENLSKEEILKLNLDTGIPYVYHLDGNGKVLSKEELRMSK; translated from the coding sequence TTGCCGCTTCTCGTGTTGGTTCGTCATGGAGAATCTATTTGGAACGCAGAAGACCGCTTTACGGGTTGGGTAGACGTTCCGTTAAGCGAAAGAGGTGAGGAGGAAGCGCGTATCGCAGGAAGGTTACTGAAAAACGCCGGTTACCGTTTCGATATCGCTTACACGAGCGCTTTGATTCGCGCGCAAGACACACTCGCAATCATGCTCGAAGAGATGGGTGTGGATATTCCGATTATTCGAGACGCCGCATTGAATGAAAGGATGTATGGGAATTTGCAGGGGCTCAATAAACAAAAAATGCGTGAACTCTATGGCGAACAAATTGTGCAATTGTGGAGAAGGAGTTATGATATCCCGCCACCCGGGGGGGAAGCTTTGAAAGATACCGCCGCGCGCACCTTGCCATTTTTCGAACGATGCATTTTGGGAGATATCCAACTCGGAAAGAACGTGCTCGTAGTCGCACACGGCAACAGTAATCGCTCGATTGTGATGTTTTTAGAAAATCTTAGCAAAGAAGAGATATTGAAATTGAATCTCGATACGGGTATTCCATACGTGTACCACCTCGACGGGAATGGCAAGGTTCTTTCTAAAGAAGAATTACGTATGTCGAAATAG